From Chitinispirillales bacterium ANBcel5, a single genomic window includes:
- a CDS encoding phenylacetate--CoA ligase, translating into MIWDKKSETMPLEDLKKLQGKRLQKTVERIYTNVPFYKSKLDECGIKPSDIKEISDIKNLPFTTKDEMREVYPYGLLASKQEDIVEIHTSSGTTGKPVVGAYTQNDIDLWSEVMARTLSMGDVTSKDVIQNGYGYGLFTGGLGAHYGARRIGAMVIPISVGNTKRQLSVMRDFGATALTCTPSYSLYLAEAGKDEGVDFSKLPLRVGFFGAEPWSENMRAEIQEKLNVKAIDIFGLTEIIGPGVASECECQDLLHVFEDHFYPEIIDPSTGEILPEGQKGELVFTTISREGSPVLRYRTRDITYLTREPCACGRTSVRMHRILGRTDDMLIIRGVNIFPSQVEHVLLQVDGVEPHYQLIVERRGSMDLLEVQVEMTETIFSDELKVIELKEKEIEHQLRDSLLISSKVKLVEPRSIERSEGKAKRIIDKRNI; encoded by the coding sequence ATGATTTGGGATAAAAAGAGCGAAACCATGCCCCTTGAAGATCTTAAAAAACTTCAGGGGAAAAGACTTCAAAAAACAGTAGAACGAATCTATACTAATGTTCCCTTTTACAAATCAAAACTCGATGAGTGTGGGATTAAGCCTTCTGATATAAAGGAGATTTCCGATATCAAAAATCTCCCCTTTACCACAAAGGATGAGATGCGGGAGGTTTACCCTTATGGACTTTTAGCTTCAAAGCAGGAGGATATTGTTGAGATACACACCTCTTCTGGTACAACCGGTAAACCTGTCGTTGGTGCTTATACTCAAAATGATATTGACCTGTGGTCTGAGGTTATGGCAAGAACTCTTTCTATGGGTGACGTAACATCAAAAGATGTGATCCAAAATGGCTATGGATACGGACTCTTTACCGGGGGGCTTGGTGCTCATTACGGGGCAAGACGTATCGGTGCCATGGTCATACCAATTTCTGTAGGCAATACTAAGCGGCAACTATCAGTTATGCGTGATTTTGGAGCTACTGCTCTTACCTGCACTCCTTCCTACAGTTTGTATTTAGCTGAAGCAGGAAAAGATGAGGGTGTAGATTTTTCAAAGTTACCCCTCAGGGTTGGCTTCTTTGGAGCCGAGCCCTGGAGTGAAAATATGCGTGCTGAAATTCAGGAAAAGCTCAATGTGAAAGCTATAGATATCTTTGGGCTAACTGAGATCATTGGTCCGGGAGTAGCTTCAGAATGTGAATGTCAGGATTTGCTCCATGTGTTTGAAGACCACTTCTACCCTGAAATAATCGATCCATCAACAGGCGAAATACTACCGGAGGGGCAGAAGGGGGAACTTGTTTTTACAACCATATCAAGAGAGGGCTCACCGGTTCTTCGTTACAGAACCCGTGACATTACCTATCTGACTAGAGAACCATGTGCATGTGGACGTACTTCTGTAAGGATGCATCGTATCCTTGGCAGGACCGATGACATGCTTATCATTCGGGGAGTAAACATATTTCCTTCTCAGGTTGAGCATGTACTGCTTCAGGTTGACGGAGTAGAGCCTCACTACCAGCTTATCGTGGAGAGAAGAGGAAGTATGGATCTGCTTGAAGTACAGGTTGAGATGACCGAGACAATTTTCTCAGATGAATTGAAAGTGATAGAGCTAAAAGAGAAAGAAATAGAGCACCAATTGCGGGATTCTCTTCTGATAAGCAGTAAAGTCAAGCTGGTAGAGCCACGAAGCATTGAGCGCAGTGAAGGAAAAGCAAAACGCATTATCGACAAGAGAAACATTTGA
- a CDS encoding two-component regulator propeller domain-containing protein has translation MIKIIIVFILAAVTIAHSLERFTNYGATTAANGFLKNNDSLLVASSGGLFIYNTATGDGELIDDSHRFPDPDLTAITQDEDGTIWIGSRNGYLYRRSRNGTHTVFSNYHLAEWGINDIYPYRDYLLIASDRGCSVFDPKREAAIKNASRIGDFFSSRVNTIRSYNDTIYLGCEEGIATLSTDLSRANFYDRTIWETDSSHRVMDFTITDTGVIGYSSPQVTFKGKPYSAQRGNLVIDSEVIGITPHSNIVSFYNDNDNWLWIGTGGSYFYLWDGVSQAKQITIPGMPLKDISRVYTAKSGDVWLLPVPENQPRRNTGITRFDGTNWQIYNNFTHGGDFGYIGEGHPMNGITEDRNGDMWVGTYGGHIKHISPAQNSVSQLYIGRNDDTRFEYISDGGELPWGKTPALALDSNGYIWFSVYRHHLGGLICFNPNTIPDDNQSDPVRAGFRRFFPETSPHWSERIRHISIDKNNRIFTADLSGRLMIHSYQGNNPLSAELRVLNSSSSLGTISRIEAAPDGTTLIISSRGLFAVHPNSTTPEALNSNISATSLAVQNEETLWLGTNENGIIRYDLFTEEETRFTVEQGLISNNVVDINYDKDNGFLWIATNQGLSVLDLGSTEPISSEEKIVAYPNPFSISNRNQGASRITFSKLDPNSNVAIYAMDGTLAKQIASEPVSRFEWRAQWRPASNLSPGVYFAIISPTDKRHRILLIP, from the coding sequence GTGATCAAAATAATCATAGTTTTTATACTCGCTGCAGTAACAATAGCCCACTCACTTGAACGTTTCACCAATTACGGCGCAACCACTGCTGCAAACGGTTTCTTAAAAAACAATGATTCACTCCTGGTAGCCTCAAGTGGTGGATTATTTATATATAACACTGCAACAGGAGATGGAGAGCTGATCGATGACTCCCACAGATTTCCTGACCCCGATCTCACTGCTATAACCCAGGATGAAGACGGCACCATCTGGATCGGCTCACGAAACGGCTATCTCTACCGCAGAAGCAGAAATGGAACCCATACTGTTTTTTCCAACTACCATTTAGCAGAGTGGGGAATCAATGATATTTATCCTTACAGAGACTATCTGTTAATTGCTTCTGACAGGGGGTGCAGTGTCTTTGATCCCAAACGAGAAGCTGCAATAAAAAATGCTTCCAGAATAGGAGACTTCTTCAGCTCCAGAGTAAATACCATTAGAAGCTATAACGACACCATCTATCTGGGCTGCGAGGAAGGTATTGCTACTTTAAGCACCGATTTGAGCAGAGCAAACTTTTATGACCGAACGATATGGGAAACCGATTCATCTCACAGAGTTATGGATTTTACAATCACTGATACGGGGGTCATCGGCTATTCCAGCCCACAGGTTACATTCAAAGGTAAACCTTACTCTGCTCAGCGAGGAAACCTGGTCATAGACTCAGAGGTAATTGGAATCACTCCACATTCCAATATTGTATCCTTTTACAACGATAATGATAACTGGTTATGGATTGGTACCGGTGGTTCCTATTTCTATCTATGGGATGGAGTTTCACAGGCAAAACAGATAACCATCCCGGGAATGCCCCTCAAAGATATCTCCAGAGTCTATACAGCAAAAAGTGGTGATGTATGGTTGCTGCCTGTTCCGGAAAACCAGCCAAGACGAAATACCGGGATCACCCGTTTTGATGGAACAAACTGGCAAATCTATAACAACTTCACGCATGGCGGCGATTTTGGTTATATCGGTGAAGGCCATCCAATGAACGGCATCACAGAAGATAGAAATGGCGATATGTGGGTTGGCACCTACGGTGGCCACATCAAACATATTTCTCCTGCTCAAAACAGCGTTTCACAGCTCTATATCGGAAGAAACGATGACACACGATTTGAATATATATCAGATGGTGGTGAGCTTCCCTGGGGTAAAACGCCTGCATTAGCCCTGGATTCTAATGGATACATCTGGTTTAGTGTTTACAGGCATCATCTGGGTGGCCTGATCTGCTTTAACCCTAATACTATTCCTGATGACAACCAAAGTGATCCTGTAAGAGCAGGTTTCAGAAGATTTTTTCCTGAAACATCTCCCCACTGGTCTGAGCGTATCAGACATATTAGCATAGACAAAAACAACAGAATTTTCACAGCCGATTTATCGGGCAGACTAATGATTCACAGCTACCAGGGGAACAACCCTCTCAGTGCGGAGTTAAGGGTTTTAAATTCATCTTCCAGTTTAGGCACTATCTCAAGAATAGAAGCGGCTCCTGATGGAACGACGCTAATTATTAGTTCCAGGGGACTTTTTGCTGTACACCCCAATTCTACAACTCCTGAGGCGTTAAACTCTAACATCTCTGCCACCTCTCTTGCGGTTCAAAATGAAGAAACACTATGGCTTGGAACCAACGAAAATGGAATCATACGGTATGACTTATTCACTGAAGAGGAGACCCGTTTTACTGTTGAGCAAGGTCTCATCTCAAACAATGTAGTGGACATAAATTATGATAAAGATAACGGTTTTCTTTGGATTGCCACCAATCAAGGATTATCCGTTCTTGACCTTGGAAGCACAGAGCCGATCTCCTCTGAAGAAAAAATTGTAGCTTATCCCAATCCATTTTCAATTAGTAACAGAAACCAGGGCGCCTCAAGAATTACCTTTTCAAAACTTGACCCCAACTCCAATGTCGCGATTTACGCCATGGATGGAACTTTGGCCAAACAAATTGCTTCAGAGCCGGTTTCACGATTTGAATGGAGAGCGCAGTGGCGTCCGGCATCAAACCTCTCTCCGGGAGTTTATTTCGCTATTATTTCCCCCACTGATAAAAGGCACAGAATTTTATTAATACCATAG
- a CDS encoding AraC family transcriptional regulator — MNLKILPTKHLTPKKLLFLSPILIAGLIFLNSLRNKTYTILPNEQYQGFVYDDRADQGNSIIYGISDSSGMNLEFRLQQGFNHPYVGVIFHLNEDSDYTDISMYDFLSVKIRADEPPDLAFHLRSFVEGFTNPDDHMSYRFLVREVMSSNSQHTFRLPLSSFSTPQWWYSLYRREPNEFPKEKFSCIASLVIQSGTSTPVDKNLSMNIESIRFEKNLASRAISFLLFLIIYGVGGFVIYSVFVRKKKKTPQKLIVTYEPLKVQSYTDEETKRIVSFIARSFNNPNLDAVNIAREVGISPNKISSVLRKSMSCSLKQYLNSIRITEAKRLLRSTDRQIAEISRKVGYNNVAHFNRMFKITEGVTPNQYRKKSHT, encoded by the coding sequence ATGAACCTTAAAATTCTCCCCACAAAACACCTAACTCCTAAAAAGCTACTCTTTTTATCTCCTATACTTATAGCTGGTCTAATATTTCTTAACTCCCTTAGAAACAAAACTTACACTATTTTACCAAACGAGCAGTATCAGGGCTTTGTATACGACGACAGAGCAGACCAGGGGAATTCTATCATTTATGGCATCTCTGACAGCAGCGGTATGAACTTAGAGTTCAGACTACAACAGGGGTTTAACCATCCCTATGTGGGAGTTATCTTTCATCTCAATGAAGATTCAGACTACACGGACATCTCCATGTATGATTTTTTAAGCGTTAAAATACGTGCAGATGAACCACCTGATCTTGCTTTTCACCTCAGAAGCTTTGTAGAAGGTTTTACTAACCCCGATGATCATATGAGTTACAGATTTCTTGTAAGAGAAGTCATGAGTTCCAATAGCCAGCATACTTTTAGATTACCCCTAAGTTCATTCTCGACCCCTCAATGGTGGTATAGCTTGTATAGGCGTGAACCTAACGAATTTCCCAAAGAAAAATTTTCCTGCATAGCATCTTTGGTGATTCAAAGCGGTACTAGTACCCCGGTAGATAAAAACCTCAGCATGAATATAGAATCAATCAGGTTTGAAAAGAATTTAGCATCAAGAGCAATCTCCTTTCTTTTATTTTTGATTATCTATGGTGTGGGCGGTTTTGTTATTTACTCTGTCTTTGTGAGAAAAAAGAAAAAAACCCCGCAAAAATTGATCGTTACTTACGAGCCGCTCAAGGTCCAGAGCTATACCGACGAAGAGACCAAGAGAATAGTTTCATTTATCGCCCGTTCCTTCAATAACCCAAATCTCGATGCTGTAAATATTGCAAGAGAAGTTGGTATATCTCCCAATAAGATTTCAAGTGTACTTAGAAAGAGTATGTCATGCAGTTTAAAGCAGTATTTAAATAGTATAAGAATTACAGAGGCAAAGCGATTGCTGCGTTCCACCGATCGCCAAATTGCAGAAATATCACGTAAAGTTGGTTACAACAATGTAGCTCACTTTAACAGAATGTTCAAAATAACTGAAGGGGTTACTCCTAATCAGTATCGAAAAAAATCACATACCTGA
- a CDS encoding GNAT family N-acetyltransferase produces the protein MVQIESIELTNFSQWLRVTKKCEYATFFHTPYWFRLFGSEKEICARTIKFSDKKIAVIPLLECSKLCGFIKDYFCSPCATYGGWISEDDLSNEHKKALFKFMLQKKNLIWRENPLSNTICSAPPKKYSVKTDYTHMICLKNKSIEEIHSAMSQSHKRSLKKALRQNIQIIQAQSVEHWKMYYHLYELSLNRWKEGGKEKKTRTIYPWSLFEKIIDLESSTATLWLAMFEEKAISGMLCFYWNSHAVYWHGASDSSYFSLRPNNLLYWRVICDAAERGYKWFDFNPSGGYSGVQSFKEQFGAQRCTSRVFQNPSLLRKNLTAVRKAFL, from the coding sequence ATGGTACAGATAGAATCTATCGAACTTACCAATTTTTCCCAATGGCTTCGGGTTACAAAGAAGTGCGAATATGCGACTTTCTTTCATACTCCTTATTGGTTTCGTCTCTTTGGATCAGAAAAAGAGATTTGTGCTCGCACTATCAAATTTTCTGATAAGAAAATTGCGGTTATACCCCTGCTCGAATGCTCAAAACTTTGTGGATTTATAAAAGACTACTTTTGCTCACCTTGTGCCACTTATGGTGGCTGGATATCTGAAGACGATCTCAGTAACGAACATAAAAAAGCCTTATTCAAATTTATGTTGCAAAAAAAGAATCTCATCTGGCGTGAAAATCCTCTATCAAATACTATTTGTAGTGCCCCCCCCAAAAAGTATAGTGTAAAAACAGATTACACGCATATGATATGCTTAAAAAACAAAAGTATAGAAGAGATCCATTCTGCTATGAGCCAGTCTCACAAACGATCACTTAAAAAAGCATTACGGCAGAACATTCAAATTATACAGGCTCAGTCTGTTGAGCACTGGAAAATGTATTACCATCTCTATGAGCTATCTCTAAATAGGTGGAAAGAAGGTGGTAAGGAGAAGAAAACCCGGACAATTTACCCCTGGTCTTTGTTTGAAAAAATCATCGATTTAGAAAGTAGTACTGCAACTCTTTGGCTTGCAATGTTTGAAGAAAAAGCGATTTCGGGTATGCTTTGTTTTTACTGGAACAGTCATGCTGTTTACTGGCATGGTGCATCTGATTCCAGCTACTTTTCTCTTCGTCCGAATAATCTTTTATACTGGAGGGTGATATGTGATGCTGCTGAGCGGGGATACAAGTGGTTTGATTTTAATCCAAGTGGTGGCTACTCCGGTGTACAATCATTTAAGGAACAGTTCGGAGCCCAACGCTGCACAAGTCGCGTATTCCAAAATCCCTCACTGCTTCGCAAGAACCTGACAGCTGTACGCAAAGCTTTTCTTTAG
- a CDS encoding STAS domain-containing protein: MKSNHGELSDEMYRRVYRLVKREVEPRIIAATLKLPYKTVQNVTYRLKQHKTEIASTESSAPEQYLDLYFFPKTRYAQLQMVGMVVDSKIEGLKKEFEKILSSKWKVVVLEMSDVLNIDEVGAKQILHFHQNIKELGRYAAILDPSPEIENQLNRFGLEEQIPVFGTLSALENSAFSKNSSWSVGL, translated from the coding sequence ATGAAGAGTAATCATGGAGAGCTTTCAGATGAAATGTACAGACGAGTGTACAGGTTGGTTAAGCGAGAAGTTGAACCAAGGATTATTGCTGCTACATTGAAACTTCCCTACAAAACCGTTCAAAATGTTACCTACAGGCTAAAACAACACAAGACCGAGATTGCTTCTACTGAATCCAGTGCCCCTGAGCAGTATTTGGACCTCTATTTTTTCCCAAAAACCAGATATGCCCAACTCCAGATGGTTGGCATGGTAGTTGATTCTAAGATTGAGGGATTAAAAAAGGAATTTGAAAAGATTCTGTCATCGAAATGGAAAGTCGTTGTATTAGAGATGTCAGATGTATTGAATATTGATGAGGTTGGGGCAAAACAGATTCTTCATTTTCATCAAAACATTAAAGAGCTGGGGCGATATGCTGCTATCTTAGATCCATCACCCGAAATTGAAAATCAATTAAACAGGTTTGGGCTTGAGGAGCAAATTCCTGTTTTTGGCACTTTGTCTGCTCTTGAGAATAGTGCATTTTCAAAAAACAGCTCCTGGAGCGTTGGTTTGTAA
- a CDS encoding glycosyltransferase family 4 protein has translation MTERLAETETHIHIIPFNRLRLKSFGIIKFFVGYMPAFIKFFLFLKSKDIKLVHFSDLIDAPFYPCAYLSGARCMSHVRVAAGKGLPKLLFRFWTRTFCSKVIFISHFLKNFYAINGKFSEVIYNPGPDLSIFNPSVKSNEYSFLLKEERVPVVMTASFRIEKGHYNFIDIAHKVQQTVPGKAFFIIIGGKVEGHENYYNDVMTSIVNKGLQNSFLITGNLSHLQIAKILKLAGVFLMVPDWQEGLGGAHLEAMALKTPVVCYDSGGLAECFTDSVSGFLVPKHANTTAAQKVAYLIANKKMREKMGNHAYDELKSRFSHQKYISSIENCYCSLLEVSM, from the coding sequence ATGACTGAGCGACTCGCGGAAACAGAAACACATATTCATATAATTCCATTCAATCGTTTGAGATTGAAAAGCTTTGGAATTATCAAATTTTTTGTGGGCTATATGCCAGCGTTTATTAAATTCTTTTTGTTTTTAAAATCAAAAGATATAAAACTGGTACACTTTTCAGATCTTATTGATGCCCCGTTTTATCCTTGCGCATACCTTTCCGGAGCCCGTTGTATGAGCCATGTCAGAGTAGCCGCCGGAAAAGGATTACCAAAACTTCTCTTCAGATTTTGGACCCGTACATTCTGTTCAAAAGTCATCTTCATTTCACATTTTCTAAAAAACTTCTACGCTATCAATGGGAAGTTCTCAGAGGTAATTTACAACCCTGGTCCCGACTTATCTATATTCAATCCTTCAGTGAAAAGCAATGAGTATAGTTTTCTTTTGAAAGAAGAAAGAGTGCCTGTTGTGATGACTGCCTCTTTTCGCATTGAAAAAGGTCACTATAATTTCATCGATATAGCTCATAAAGTGCAACAAACAGTTCCGGGCAAAGCCTTTTTCATAATTATTGGAGGAAAAGTTGAAGGGCACGAGAACTATTACAATGACGTGATGACTAGCATTGTTAACAAGGGGCTTCAAAACAGTTTTCTGATTACAGGAAACCTAAGCCATCTGCAAATAGCAAAAATATTAAAGCTTGCCGGGGTTTTTCTTATGGTTCCGGATTGGCAAGAGGGATTAGGAGGGGCACACCTTGAAGCAATGGCTTTGAAAACCCCTGTGGTCTGTTATGATAGTGGTGGATTAGCCGAGTGTTTCACCGATTCTGTTTCGGGTTTTTTGGTCCCTAAACATGCTAACACTACTGCGGCCCAAAAAGTTGCTTATCTTATAGCCAATAAAAAGATGAGAGAAAAGATGGGGAATCATGCCTACGATGAACTTAAAAGCCGTTTTTCCCATCAAAAATATATCAGTTCTATTGAGAATTGCTACTGTTCACTACTGGAAGTAAGCATGTAG
- a CDS encoding glucose-1-phosphate adenylyltransferase, with protein sequence MMTPQITSIILAGGQGRRLHPLTKARSKPAVPIGGKFRLIDIPISNCLHHGIRQIWVLTQFASESLHRHIFQTYRMDNFSKGFVSVLAASQTLDSKGWYQGTADAVRKNLTNFRQSGENILLLSGDHLYRMDFHNFLKFHQEHEADISLSVVPVERSKVSELGIMKMDANYKVLDFVEKPKDDSVIDNFELPLQLRPPKDNGSDEERSHVGSMGIYLFKKQVLIDLLDKYDFDDFGKQIIPAAISNYNVAAYPFSGYWEDIGTIKAFFDSHISLTTPNSPFNFYDQEKPIFTHARFLPAAKISGSSIDSSIVCEGSMIENATIADSVIGVRSVIRKGCNLSRVIFMGADYYDEHGTMGIGKNCRIENAILDKDVHIGDDVNLTNVENIQNGERDGIIIRDGIIAVPKGMHVPSGYTL encoded by the coding sequence ATGATGACCCCTCAGATTACCTCAATTATTCTCGCCGGAGGTCAGGGACGCCGTCTTCATCCACTGACCAAAGCACGTTCAAAACCAGCGGTTCCTATAGGCGGTAAATTCAGATTAATCGACATCCCAATTAGTAACTGCCTGCACCATGGAATCAGACAAATTTGGGTTTTGACTCAGTTTGCTTCCGAATCGCTTCACAGACATATTTTCCAAACCTACAGAATGGACAACTTTTCCAAAGGATTTGTTTCTGTGCTTGCTGCATCCCAAACTCTGGACAGCAAGGGGTGGTATCAGGGTACTGCTGATGCGGTACGAAAAAACCTTACCAATTTCAGGCAATCCGGAGAAAACATCCTTTTACTTTCAGGGGACCATCTTTACAGGATGGATTTCCACAATTTTCTTAAATTTCACCAGGAACATGAGGCTGATATTTCCTTGAGCGTTGTTCCGGTGGAAAGATCAAAGGTCAGTGAGCTTGGGATAATGAAAATGGATGCCAATTACAAGGTCCTTGATTTTGTTGAAAAACCCAAGGATGATTCTGTTATCGATAACTTTGAGCTTCCATTACAGCTTCGTCCTCCCAAAGATAATGGCAGTGATGAAGAACGCTCTCATGTGGGATCTATGGGTATTTACCTCTTTAAAAAACAGGTCCTTATCGATCTTCTTGACAAGTATGACTTTGATGACTTTGGCAAACAAATTATCCCCGCAGCTATCTCCAATTATAATGTGGCTGCATACCCTTTTTCAGGATATTGGGAGGACATTGGGACAATTAAAGCCTTTTTTGATTCACATATTTCTTTGACCACTCCCAATTCACCTTTTAATTTTTATGATCAGGAAAAGCCCATTTTTACTCACGCACGTTTTCTTCCAGCTGCAAAAATCAGCGGCTCATCCATTGATTCATCTATTGTATGCGAAGGGTCTATGATTGAAAACGCGACCATAGCTGACAGTGTGATAGGTGTTAGATCTGTAATCCGAAAAGGGTGTAATCTATCCCGGGTTATTTTTATGGGTGCCGATTACTATGATGAGCACGGAACTATGGGAATAGGTAAGAACTGCAGAATCGAAAATGCTATTCTCGACAAAGACGTTCACATTGGAGACGATGTAAATCTCACGAATGTAGAAAATATTCAAAATGGCGAACGCGATGGAATAATTATTAGGGATGGAATTATCGCAGTCCCTAAGGGGATGCATGTACCTTCCGGATACACTTTATAA
- a CDS encoding YdcF family protein, which produces MAILIKFLSIPLYPLGLVITLLIASTVIPNKARKLKKALFVASLLFLYLFSIEPVSRFLARGLEMRYDYRLPSEAQDASAIVILGGGGRPIYCFSEYPEINSAGDRILHGARLFKDSLSPRIIVTGGHLWSDNIRTSEAYHHSMLLTGLFDIDSSNILLEPKARNTYEHGPYVEGILDSLELPREIILVTSAAHMPRSVAVFKKRGFTVFPAPIDYYGRTDTFQSVLDFFPKASALDISTKMMHEYYGWIGYKLLGWI; this is translated from the coding sequence ATGGCGATTCTCATCAAATTTCTTTCGATACCTCTGTATCCTCTTGGATTGGTAATTACTCTACTTATTGCCTCTACAGTTATTCCAAACAAAGCAAGAAAGCTTAAAAAGGCACTATTCGTAGCCTCACTTCTCTTTCTTTATCTTTTTTCCATCGAACCGGTCTCCCGATTTCTGGCACGAGGGCTGGAGATGCGATATGACTACCGGCTCCCTTCTGAAGCACAGGACGCCTCTGCAATTGTGATACTCGGTGGCGGTGGTCGGCCAATTTATTGTTTTAGTGAGTATCCCGAAATAAATAGTGCTGGTGATAGAATTCTTCATGGCGCAAGACTGTTCAAAGACAGTTTATCTCCAAGGATAATTGTAACTGGTGGCCACCTCTGGTCCGATAACATAAGAACCAGTGAAGCATACCACCACTCAATGCTTCTCACCGGACTCTTTGATATCGATTCCAGCAATATACTACTGGAGCCCAAAGCCCGTAACACCTATGAGCATGGACCGTATGTTGAGGGTATACTGGACTCCCTTGAACTCCCTCGTGAAATAATTTTAGTAACCAGTGCAGCACATATGCCCCGATCTGTTGCAGTGTTTAAAAAAAGAGGTTTTACGGTTTTTCCTGCCCCAATTGACTATTATGGTAGAACAGATACGTTTCAATCTGTGCTGGATTTTTTCCCCAAAGCTTCAGCCCTGGATATATCTACAAAAATGATGCATGAGTATTACGGATGGATTGGCTATAAGCTTCTGGGCTGGATTTAA
- a CDS encoding ACT domain-containing protein, with amino-acid sequence MVVQQISVFLENKAGRLASVAQALKDSSINIRALTVADSSDFGILRMIVNKPDDALKILKEAGFMVKLNPVLAVEIEDREGLFFEIMKLCDQEHINVEYTYSFVEQYSNKAILFLRFDDTERAVDLFIKNKYKLLGPKEVSKL; translated from the coding sequence ATGGTAGTTCAGCAGATTTCCGTATTTTTGGAAAATAAGGCCGGGCGCCTTGCAAGTGTAGCACAAGCACTAAAAGATAGTTCTATTAACATCAGGGCCCTTACAGTTGCAGATTCTTCTGACTTTGGTATTTTACGCATGATCGTCAATAAACCCGATGATGCGCTGAAAATATTAAAAGAAGCCGGCTTTATGGTAAAACTTAACCCGGTTTTAGCCGTTGAAATTGAAGATCGCGAAGGGTTGTTTTTTGAGATTATGAAACTTTGTGACCAGGAACACATAAATGTTGAATACACCTACTCCTTTGTAGAGCAGTACTCTAATAAAGCTATCCTTTTCCTTCGTTTTGATGATACAGAGAGGGCAGTTGATCTGTTTATTAAAAATAAGTATAAGCTATTAGGTCCAAAAGAGGTGAGTAAATTATAG